The following proteins are encoded in a genomic region of Maniola jurtina chromosome 17, ilManJurt1.1, whole genome shotgun sequence:
- the LOC123873504 gene encoding uncharacterized protein LOC123873504, which produces MKRARESDGSEGEGKAEAKAEVGRMVDSSQADDRRLIRLVRARRLLYARNNMPVASYYTQVKNLWDDVAMHMGWSVADVRRKWSHIRNSYSRHLRNEMHGACTTRGRMVSRWYLADELEFLREHMATDMRPTSYSSLAPTMVEMDMTEPMAEAVDVKPFLQSPWFALSAPPSPAREPRPSPLLDDSCSSTAFAPDENTSFFQFFRGIHNDFLELPARKQRLFKRKCLGLLHELLDEEERAADGPQHGVLNLSNSCHASDDERDHKPNVDDCYILPNTNT; this is translated from the exons ATGAAGCGCGCCCGCGAGAGCGACGGCAGCGAGGGGGAGGGCAAGGCGGAGGCGAAGGCGGAGGTGGGGCGCATGGTGGACTCGTCGCAGGCGGACGACCGGCGCCTCATCCGCCTGGTGCGCGCGCGGCGCCTGCTGTACGCGCGCAACAACATGCCCGTGGCCAGCTACTACACGCAGGTCAAGAACCTGTGGGACGACGTCGCCATGCACATGGGCTGGAGCG TGGCGGACGTGCGGCGCAAGTGGTCGCACATCCGCAACTCGTACTCGCGGCACCTGCGCAACGAGATGCACGGCGCGTGCACGACGCGCGGCCGCATGGTGTCGCGCTGGTACCTCGCCGACGAGCTGGAGTTCCTGCGCGAGCACATGGCCACCGACAT GCGGCCGACGTCGTACTCGTCGCTGGCGCCCACCATGGTGGAGATGGACATGACGGAGCCCATGGCGGAGGCGGTGGACGTGAAGCCGTTCCTGCAGAGCCCGTGGTTCGCGCTCAGCGCGCCGCCGTCGCCCGCGCGCGAGCCGCGGCCCTCGCCGCTGCTGGACGACAGCTGCAGCTCCACGGCCTTCGCGCCCGACGAGAACACCTCGTTCTTCCAGTTCTTCCGCGGCATCCACAACGACTTCCTGGAGCTGCCGGCGCGCAAGCAGCGCCTGTTCAAGCGCAAGTGCCTGGGCCTGCTGCACGAGCTGCTGGACGAGGAGGAGCGCGCCGCCGACGGCCCGCAGCACGGCGTGCTCAACCTGTCCAACTCGTGCCACGCCAGCGACGACGAGCGCGACCACAAGCCCAACGTCGACGACTGCTACATCCTTCCCAACACTAATACTTAA